The Benincasa hispida cultivar B227 chromosome 9, ASM972705v1, whole genome shotgun sequence genome has a segment encoding these proteins:
- the LOC120086710 gene encoding ankyrin repeat and SAM domain-containing protein 6 isoform X2: MYADRLEADNHRSIKDRLNGNSSDLSARRRTITGKRQRQDDKWEHDLYEDDEPQTSNRRVGARDLRLKLQKKSQQQSGNASFSGVRDLREKLSGTIKPQAANNDPPKPKLEVTKPPRKNDTVEAHPSTTQKVVAKPATRKKTDTSVDDFLQSLGLEKYSITFQAEEVDMTALVHMGDEDLKALGVPMGPRKKILLALESRV; the protein is encoded by the exons ATGTATGCTGATCGATTGGAGGCCGATAACCATAGGTCTATAAAGGACCGCCTCAATGGAAACTCTTCTGACCTTTCTGCCCGCCGCCGGACGATTACTGGGAAGAG GCAGCGACAAGATGACAAGTGGGAGCATGATCTCTATGAGGATGATGAGCCACAAACTTCAA ATCGCAGAGTTGGTGCTCGAGATCTTCGCTTGAAGCTCCAAAAGAAAAGTCAACAGCAAAGTGGAAATGCATCTTTTTCTGGAGTGCGTGATCTACGTGAAAAGTTGTCTGGCACAATAAAGCCACAAGCTGCAAATAATGATCCACCAAAACCAAAATTGGAAGTTACAAAACCACCCCGAAAAAATGATACCGTCGAAGCTCATCCTTCAACCACTCAAAAAGTTGTAGCCAAACCTGCTACTAGGAAAAAG ACTGATACATCAGTGGATGACTTCCTACAGTCCTTGGGTCTCGAAAAATATTCCATTACATTTCAAGCAGAGGAA GTTGATATGACGGCGCTTGTACACATGGGAGATGAAGATCTCAAGGCATTAGGAGTACCAATG GGGCCAAGAAAGAAGATCCTTTTGGCATTGGAATCAAGAGTATGA
- the LOC120086710 gene encoding ankyrin repeat and SAM domain-containing protein 6 isoform X1, producing the protein MYADRLEADNHRSIKDRLNGNSSDLSARRRTITGKRQRQDDKWEHDLYEDDEPQTSNRRVGARDLRLKLQKKSQQQSGNASFSGVRDLREKLSGTIKPQAANNDPPKPKLEVTKPPRKNDTVEAHPSTTQKVVAKPATRKKVAQKTDTSVDDFLQSLGLEKYSITFQAEEVDMTALVHMGDEDLKALGVPMGPRKKILLALESRV; encoded by the exons ATGTATGCTGATCGATTGGAGGCCGATAACCATAGGTCTATAAAGGACCGCCTCAATGGAAACTCTTCTGACCTTTCTGCCCGCCGCCGGACGATTACTGGGAAGAG GCAGCGACAAGATGACAAGTGGGAGCATGATCTCTATGAGGATGATGAGCCACAAACTTCAA ATCGCAGAGTTGGTGCTCGAGATCTTCGCTTGAAGCTCCAAAAGAAAAGTCAACAGCAAAGTGGAAATGCATCTTTTTCTGGAGTGCGTGATCTACGTGAAAAGTTGTCTGGCACAATAAAGCCACAAGCTGCAAATAATGATCCACCAAAACCAAAATTGGAAGTTACAAAACCACCCCGAAAAAATGATACCGTCGAAGCTCATCCTTCAACCACTCAAAAAGTTGTAGCCAAACCTGCTACTAGGAAAAAGGTGGCTCAGAAG ACTGATACATCAGTGGATGACTTCCTACAGTCCTTGGGTCTCGAAAAATATTCCATTACATTTCAAGCAGAGGAA GTTGATATGACGGCGCTTGTACACATGGGAGATGAAGATCTCAAGGCATTAGGAGTACCAATG GGGCCAAGAAAGAAGATCCTTTTGGCATTGGAATCAAGAGTATGA